TAAACACCGTCTTTTAAATTTGAAACATCTTGTTTTATTGGGTTAGTAGAATTTGTGAAACTATTTTCAGAAATAAGTTTGCCATCAATATCAATAATTTTTAATTGAAAATTACCTGAGACATTAGA
The Bacteroidota bacterium genome window above contains:
- a CDS encoding T9SS type A sorting domain-containing protein gives rise to the protein SNVSGNFQLKIIDIDGKLISENSFTNSTNPIKQDVSNLKDGVYFVQIITNNNCSTKKFVKF